In the Planctomycetota bacterium genome, TGGACCGCCTGATGGCGGCTTTGAAGGCCCTGCTGCGGGACCGTCGGGCGGCGATGGCGGCGGCGCCGGCCTTCGTGGGGCTGTTGCCCATGCCTGGCGGGGCCCTCTTCTCGGCGCCAATGGTGGAGGAACTGACGAGGGACCTGGGTCTCGCGCCCGAGGACCGCACGCTGGTGAACTACTGGTTTCGCCATGTGTGGGAGTGGACGTGGCCGCTCTACCCCGGCATCCTGTTCGCCTCGGCCATCCTGGGCACCCCCCTGGGCACCACGATCCTGGCGGCCTCGCCGTTCACGCTGGGGGCCATTGCCATCGGCGCGGCGTTCCTGCTGCGCCGCGTGAAGGCGCCTGCGCATGGCCCTGGAGCGGGGTCGGCAGGGAACTGGCGCGAGCTGTTGGCGGCGGCGTGGCCCGTGGTGGCCACTGTGGCCGTCACGGCGGCGTTAGCCGTGGCCAACTTCCTCAAGCTGCCCGTCGGGCTGCCGACGCAGACGGCGCTCCTGGCGGCCCTGCTGGTGGTGAATCCACTGTTTCTCGTGTTGAACCGGGTGCCGTGGCCCGCCGTGTGCAGCCTGGCGCGGGCCACGTTCCAGCTGCCCATGGTGGTGCTGGTCTATGGTGTGCTGGCTTTCGGGCATCTGCTGGACGCCTACGGCGCGGCGGCCGACCTGCCGCGAATCTTCGCGGAGTGGGGGGTGCCGCCGCTGGCGCTGTTGTTCACGGTGCCGCTGGCGGTGGGGCTGCTCACGGGCTACATGCCGGCGGCGGTGGGCATTTGTTTC is a window encoding:
- a CDS encoding DUF401 family protein; this translates as MAALFEVVSLVLVFALMIYLIRRRVDVSYALVAGAVALGLLFGVEWARFPRGLGPALAGIARELGRAAVDRETLELMGLVLLIQFLGHALKHAAHLDRLMAALKALLRDRRAAMAAAPAFVGLLPMPGGALFSAPMVEELTRDLGLAPEDRTLVNYWFRHVWEWTWPLYPGILFASAILGTPLGTTILAASPFTLGAIAIGAAFLLRRVKAPAHGPGAGSAGNWRELLAAAWPVVATVAVTAALAVANFLKLPVGLPTQTALLAALLVVNPLFLVLNRVPWPAVCSLARATFQLPMVVLVYGVLAFGHLLDAYGAAADLPRIFAEWGVPPLALLFTVPLAVGLLTGYMPAAVGICFPVLVPLIVEGATVRYGRMTFAYAGGLFGVLLSPVHLCLVLSREYFKADFGRVYRRLLPLMALLALVAIGTLILWEVVGLR